Proteins found in one Oncorhynchus mykiss isolate Arlee chromosome 17, USDA_OmykA_1.1, whole genome shotgun sequence genomic segment:
- the LOC110495010 gene encoding zinc finger protein 271-like isoform X2 has protein sequence MSGEKETLLEEMEQSLHPLTEDNLRHLCERCGIDGSQVKGKNHRSLRRKIMEEMWENADSVKSEELGMSWLLRLKDDIRKMHEESTVAPMSSSQSDDDDDDATTCGEEWDKDWFPSNGLEAESSPESHTPESSSQSDDDETGDNPNGRSLSGRVLSSGKAPGLKVIQRPYSCDVCEKSFTQSGNLRRHQTVHTGEKSYSCDHCGKSFAHPGALTIHKHVHTGEKPYSCDQCGKSFSHPGALTIHKRVHTGEKPYSCDQCGKSCRDATALNEHMRTHTGEKPFHCHVCGISFSRQSNLNVHMHTHTGERPCICDQCGKSFTRSTDLTKHRRIHTSEKSYSCDQCGNKFAQSGNLTSHQKTRTGRKRTRTGGKRTRTGGKRTRTGGKRTRTGGERNEAGGEGTHTGKIQEESTVAPMRPSQSDDDDAADCDEEWDMENKDRCLSNGLEAESAPENHTPEQRQRGDMSLPPAYPLPESPGPASPAGTLLLGLKRVSVRLVDCRKTLGLSGTTRVGGEEKEYGDSDSMSSSRNNGDNPNGRSLSGRVLSSGKAPGLKVIQRPYSCDVCEKSFTQSGNLRRHQTVHTGERPYVCPICGKSFLMSGTLSRHERTHTGEKPYGCPICGKRFRTSGQLTIHKRTHTGEKPYRCDQCGKRFTQACSLTEHKRTHTGVMFHCSDCEKSFPTSVKLKRHRQTHTGEKPYRCDQCGKGFARAYSLTEHKRTHTGEKPYVCDQCGKRFTNSGTLTLHQPTHTGEKPRSCAIYTCKHCEWSFAHSEDLARHHQRKHMWEGIHVCDECGKSFASSGDLNIHKRIHTGEKQYVCDQCGKTFASSGNLNIHKRIHTGEKPYVCDQCGKSFASSGFLTKHKHIHTGEKPYSCERCEKRCVSKGELRTHQLVHPRENSLFLCDRCGKSFTHMGSLNVHMRRHTGEKPYRCDQCGKSFIQPVELKMHQRVHTGEKPYSCDLCRKRFAQSGLLTVHKRTHTGEKRYKCDICGKRFAQSGNLKSHQKTHTGRKRTHTGRKRTHTGRKRTRAEKIPTGEERSQTDRGLNHHHTSILPGISSHDPSVDSG, from the exons ATGAGTGGAGAGAAGGAAACATTGTTGGAAGAAATGGAACAGAGTTTACACCCTCTAACGGAGGATAATTTACGACACCTGTGTGAACGCTGTGGAATAGATGGCTCCCAAGTTAAAGGAAAGAACCATCGCTCGTTGCGACGTAAAATCATGGAGGAAATGTGGGAAAATGCAGACTCAGTCAAATCGGAGGAGCTTGGAATGTCTTGGTTACTCCGACTGAAAGATGACATCAGAAAGATGCATGAAGAATCTACTGTGGCACCCATGAGTTCCAGCCAGTCTGATGATGACGACGACGATGCTACAACCTGCGGCGAGGAATGGGACAAGGATTGGTTTCCTAGCAACGGGCTGGAGGCGGAGTCATCTCCAGAGAGCCATACCCCAGAGAGTTCCAGCCAGTCTGATGATGACGAAACGG GGGACAACCCTAACGGTCGCTCGCTCAGTGGGAGGGTCTTATCATCTGGGAAGGCTCCAGGGTTGAAAGTGATCCAGCGCCCTTATAGCTGTGATGTATGTGAGAAGAGTTTCACTCAATCAGGAAACCTACGAAGACACCAAAcggtacacacaggagagaaatcttacaGTTGTGATcattgtgggaagagttttgctcaTCCAGGAGCCCTGACTATTCACAAGCatgtacacacaggagagaaaccttacagctgtgatcagtgtgggaaaaGCTTTTCTCATCCAGGAGCCCTGACTATTCACAAGCGtgtacacactggagagaaaccttacagctgtgatcaatgtgggaagagctgCAGAGATGCCACAGCCCTGAATGAacacatgcgtacacacacaggagagaaaccttttcaCTGCCATGTCTGTGGAATTAGTTTTTCTCGACAAAGCAACCTGAAtgtacacatgcatacacacacaggagagaggccttgcatctgtgatcaatgtgggaagagcttcactCGGTCAACGGACCTGACCAAACACAGACGCATTCACACCAGCGAGAAATCCTACAGCTGTGACCAGTGTGGGAACAAATTTGCTCAGTCAGGAAACCTGACGAGTCATCAGAAAACCCGCACAGGCAGAAAGAGAACCCGCACAG GCGGAAAGAGAACCCGCACAGGCGGAAAGAGAACCCGCACAGGTGGAAAGAGAACCCGCACAGGCGGAGAGAGAAATGAGGCGGGTGGAGAGGGAACCCACACAGGAAAGATACAGGAAGAATCTACTGTGGCACCCATGAGGCCCAGCcagtctgatgatgatgatgctgcagACTGCGATGAAGAATGGGACATGGAAAACAAGGATCGGTGTCTTAGCAACGGGCTGGAGGCGGAGTCAGCTCCAGAGAACCACACCCCAGAGCAGAGGCAGAGGGGT GACATGTCTCTCCCACCCGCCTACCCTCTCCCCGAGTCCCCAGGTCCTGCCTCTCCCGCTGGCACATTATTACTGGGTTTGAAGAGGGTGTCTGTGCGGCTGGTTGACTGCAGGAAAACACTGGGACTGAGTGGAACTACGAgagtaggaggagaagagaaggaataTGGAGATTCAGATTCGATGTCATCAAGTAGGAACAATG GGGACAACCCTAACGGTCGCTCGCTCAGTGGGAGGGTCTTATCATCTGGGAAGGCTCCAGGGTTGAAAGTGATCCAGCGACCTTATAGCTGTGATGTATGTGAGAAGAGTTTCACTCAATCAGGAAACCTAAGAAGACACCAAACAGTACACACAGGAGAGCGACCATATGTCTGTCCTATATGTGGAAAGAGTTTCCTTATGTCAGGAACACTGTCTAGAcacgagagaacacacacaggggagaaaccatacGGCTGTCCTATATGTGGAAAGCGTTTCCGTACGTCAGGACAATTGACTATACACaagcgaacacacactggagagaaaccttatcgCTGCGATCAATGTGGGAAGCGTTTTACTCAAGCTTGTTCCCTGACTGAACACAAGCGAACACACACTGGCGTGATGTTCCACTGCTCAGACTGTGAGAAGAGCTTCCCTACATCGGTGAAGTTGAAACGGCACCGGCAAacgcacacaggagagaaaccttatcgctgtgatcaatgtgggaagggTTTTGCGAGAGCTTATTCCCTGACTGAACACaagcgaacacacacaggagagaaaccatatgTCTgcgatcaatgtgggaagagatttactAACTCGGGAACACTGACTTTACACCAGCcgacacacactggagagaaacctcgTAGCTGTGCTATATACACCTGTAAGCACTGTGAGTGGAGTTTTGCTCATTCAGAAGACCTAGCAAGACACCACCAGAGAAAACACATGTGGGAGGGTATTCATGTCTGTGatgaatgtgggaagagttttgctagTTCTGGAGACTTGAATATACACAagcgaatacacacaggtgaGAAACAATATGtctgtgatcagtgtggaaagACTTTTGCTAGTTCGGGAAACCTGAATATACACAAGCGAATACACACAGGCGAGAAACCATAtgtctgtgatcaatgtgggaagagctttgcctCATCTGGATTCCTGACTAAACACAAGCATATCCACACCGGAGAGAAACCTTACAGTTGTGAACGGTGTGAGAAGAGATGTGTTTCCAAAGGAGAGTTGAGAACGCACCAGCTTGTACACCCCAGAGAGAACTCTCTCTTCCTGTGTGATCgatgtgggaagagcttcacaCACATGGGATCCCTGAATGTGCACATGCGTaggcacacaggagagaaaccgtacCGCTgcgatcaatgtgggaagagctttATTCAGCCAGTAGAATTGAAAATGCACCAACGagtgcacactggagagaaaccctacagctgcgATCTATGCAGGAAGAGATTCGCTCAGTCAGGACTGCTGACTGTAcacaagagaacacacactggagagaaacgtTATAAATGTGATATATGTGGGAAAAGATTCGCTCAGTCAGGAAACCTGAAGAGTCATCAGAAAACCCACACAGGCAGAAAGAGAACCCACACAGGCAGAAAGAGAACCCACACAGGCAGAAAGAGAACCCGCGCAGAGAAAATCCCCACAGGCGAAGAGAGAAGTCAAACAGACAGAGGACTGAATCACCACCACACCTCCATCCTCCCAGGCATCAGTTCTCATGATCCCTCTGTAGACTCTGGGTAA
- the LOC110495010 gene encoding zinc finger protein 721-like isoform X4, with translation MSGEKETLLEEMEQSLHPLTEDNLRHLCERCGIDGSQVKGKNHRSLRRKIMEEMWENADSVKSEELGMSWLLRLKDDIRKMHEESTVAPMSSSQSDDDDDDATTCGEEWDKDWFPSNGLEAESSPESHTPESSSQSDDDETGDNPNGRSLSGRVLSSGKAPGLKVIQRPYSCDVCEKSFTQSGNLRRHQTVHTGEKSYSCDHCGKSFAHPGALTIHKHVHTGEKPYSCDQCGKSFSHPGALTIHKRVHTGEKPYSCDQCGKSCRDATALNEHMRTHTGEKPFHCHVCGISFSRQSNLNVHMHTHTGERPCICDQCGKSFTRSTDLTKHRRIHTSEKSYSCDQCGNKFAQSGNLTSHQKTRTGRKRTRTGGKRTRTGGKRTRTGGKRTRTGGERNEAGGEGTHTGKIQEESTVAPMRPSQSDDDDAADCDEEWDMENKDWCLSNGLEAEPAPENHTPEQRQRGDMSLPPASPLPESPGPASPAGTLLLGLKRVSLRLVDCRKTLGLSGTTRGGEEKEYGDSDSMSSSRNNGDNPNGRSLSGRVLSSGKAPGLKVIQRPYSCDVCEKSFTQSGNLRRHQTVHTGERPYVCPICGKSFLMSGTLSRHERTHTGEKPYGCPICGKRFRTSGQLTIHKRTHTGEKPYRCDQCGKRFTQACSLTEHKRTHTGVMFHCSDCEKSFPTSVKLKRHRQTHTGEKPYRCDQCGKGFARAYSLTEHKRTHTGEKPYVCDQCGKRFTNSGTLTLHQPTHTGEKPRSCAIYTCKHCEWSFAHSEDLARHHQRKHMWEGIHVCDECGKSFASSGDLNIHKRIHTGEKQYVCDQCGKTFASSGNLNIHKRIHTGEKPYVCDQCGKSFASSGFLTKHKHIHTGEKPYSCERCEKRCVSKGELRTHQLVHPRENSLFLCDRCGKSFTHMGSLNVHMRRHTGEKPYRCDQCGKSFIQPVELKMHQRVHTGEKPYSCDLCRKRFAQSGLLTVHKRTHTGEKRYKCDICGKRFAQSGNLKSHQKTHTGRKRTHTGRKRTHTGRKRTRAEKIPTGEERSQTDRGLNHHHTSILPGISSHDPSVDSG, from the exons ATGAGTGGAGAGAAGGAAACATTGTTGGAAGAAATGGAACAGAGTTTACACCCTCTAACGGAGGATAATTTACGACACCTGTGTGAACGCTGTGGAATAGATGGCTCCCAAGTTAAAGGAAAGAACCATCGCTCGTTGCGACGTAAAATCATGGAGGAAATGTGGGAAAATGCAGACTCAGTCAAATCGGAGGAGCTTGGAATGTCTTGGTTACTCCGACTGAAAGATGACATCAGAAAGATGCATGAAGAATCTACTGTGGCACCCATGAGTTCCAGCCAGTCTGATGATGACGACGACGATGCTACAACCTGCGGCGAGGAATGGGACAAGGATTGGTTTCCTAGCAACGGGCTGGAGGCGGAGTCATCTCCAGAGAGCCATACCCCAGAGAGTTCCAGCCAGTCTGATGATGACGAAACGG GGGACAACCCTAACGGTCGCTCGCTCAGTGGGAGGGTCTTATCATCTGGGAAGGCTCCAGGGTTGAAAGTGATCCAGCGCCCTTATAGCTGTGATGTATGTGAGAAGAGTTTCACTCAATCAGGAAACCTACGAAGACACCAAAcggtacacacaggagagaaatcttacaGTTGTGATcattgtgggaagagttttgctcaTCCAGGAGCCCTGACTATTCACAAGCatgtacacacaggagagaaaccttacagctgtgatcagtgtgggaaaaGCTTTTCTCATCCAGGAGCCCTGACTATTCACAAGCGtgtacacactggagagaaaccttacagctgtgatcaatgtgggaagagctgCAGAGATGCCACAGCCCTGAATGAacacatgcgtacacacacaggagagaaaccttttcaCTGCCATGTCTGTGGAATTAGTTTTTCTCGACAAAGCAACCTGAAtgtacacatgcatacacacacaggagagaggccttgcatctgtgatcaatgtgggaagagcttcactCGGTCAACGGACCTGACCAAACACAGACGCATTCACACCAGCGAGAAATCCTACAGCTGTGACCAGTGTGGGAACAAATTTGCTCAGTCAGGAAACCTGACGAGTCATCAGAAAACCCGCACAGGCAGAAAGAGAACCCGCACAG GCGGAAAGAGAACCCGCACAGGCGGAAAGAGAACCCGCACAGGTGGAAAGAGAACCCGCACAGGCGGAGAGAGAAATGAGGCGGGTGGAGAGGGAACCCACACAGGAAA GATACAGGAAGAATCTACTGTGGCACCCATGAGGCCCAGCcagtctgatgatgatgatgctgcagACTGCGATGAAGAATGGGACATGGAAAACAAGGATTGGTGTCTTAGCAACGGACTGGAGGCAGAGCCAGCTCCAGAGAACCACACCCCAGAGCAGAGGCAGAGGGGT GACATGTCTCTCCCACCCGCCTCCCCTCTCCCCGAGTCCCCAGGTCCTGCCTCTCCCGCTGGCACATTATTACTGGGTTTGAAGAGGGTTTCTCTGCGGCTGGTTGACTGCAGGAAAACACTGGGACTGAGTGGAACTacgagaggaggagaagagaaggaataTGGAGATTCAGATTCGATGTCATCAAGTAGAAACAATG GGGACAACCCTAACGGTCGCTCGCTCAGTGGGAGGGTCTTATCATCTGGGAAGGCTCCAGGGTTGAAAGTGATCCAGCGACCTTATAGCTGTGATGTATGTGAGAAGAGTTTCACTCAATCAGGAAACCTAAGAAGACACCAAACAGTACACACAGGAGAGCGACCATATGTCTGTCCTATATGTGGAAAGAGTTTCCTTATGTCAGGAACACTGTCTAGAcacgagagaacacacacaggggagaaaccatacGGCTGTCCTATATGTGGAAAGCGTTTCCGTACGTCAGGACAATTGACTATACACaagcgaacacacactggagagaaaccttatcgCTGCGATCAATGTGGGAAGCGTTTTACTCAAGCTTGTTCCCTGACTGAACACAAGCGAACACACACTGGCGTGATGTTCCACTGCTCAGACTGTGAGAAGAGCTTCCCTACATCGGTGAAGTTGAAACGGCACCGGCAAacgcacacaggagagaaaccttatcgctgtgatcaatgtgggaagggTTTTGCGAGAGCTTATTCCCTGACTGAACACaagcgaacacacacaggagagaaaccatatgTCTgcgatcaatgtgggaagagatttactAACTCGGGAACACTGACTTTACACCAGCcgacacacactggagagaaacctcgTAGCTGTGCTATATACACCTGTAAGCACTGTGAGTGGAGTTTTGCTCATTCAGAAGACCTAGCAAGACACCACCAGAGAAAACACATGTGGGAGGGTATTCATGTCTGTGatgaatgtgggaagagttttgctagTTCTGGAGACTTGAATATACACAagcgaatacacacaggtgaGAAACAATATGtctgtgatcagtgtggaaagACTTTTGCTAGTTCGGGAAACCTGAATATACACAAGCGAATACACACAGGCGAGAAACCATAtgtctgtgatcaatgtgggaagagctttgcctCATCTGGATTCCTGACTAAACACAAGCATATCCACACCGGAGAGAAACCTTACAGTTGTGAACGGTGTGAGAAGAGATGTGTTTCCAAAGGAGAGTTGAGAACGCACCAGCTTGTACACCCCAGAGAGAACTCTCTCTTCCTGTGTGATCgatgtgggaagagcttcacaCACATGGGATCCCTGAATGTGCACATGCGTaggcacacaggagagaaaccgtacCGCTgcgatcaatgtgggaagagctttATTCAGCCAGTAGAATTGAAAATGCACCAACGagtgcacactggagagaaaccctacagctgcgATCTATGCAGGAAGAGATTCGCTCAGTCAGGACTGCTGACTGTAcacaagagaacacacactggagagaaacgtTATAAATGTGATATATGTGGGAAAAGATTCGCTCAGTCAGGAAACCTGAAGAGTCATCAGAAAACCCACACAGGCAGAAAGAGAACCCACACAGGCAGAAAGAGAACCCACACAGGCAGAAAGAGAACCCGCGCAGAGAAAATCCCCACAGGCGAAGAGAGAAGTCAAACAGACAGAGGACTGAATCACCACCACACCTCCATCCTCCCAGGCATCAGTTCTCATGATCCCTCTGTAGACTCTGGGTAA